Proteins from a genomic interval of Candidatus Rubidus massiliensis:
- a CDS encoding HAD hydrolase, family IB: MNKFEKNHISAFDLDHTLLSINSSYQFGYYLYKKNVFSTSKLCYLLTKYFFHKLNILSINQLHQVTFNTIFLNQNSCKINELAEDFIDEFLNSYYYKPALEKLSEAKENNHFTLLLSSSPCFLVKIIAKKLQFDDWLATTYASNSSGNFSNITNILLGKDKAIYLENKRILLGIPVSQTYAYSDSYLDIDFLKSAGKAICVKPDKKLKHISVKNNWEII; encoded by the coding sequence ATGAATAAATTTGAAAAAAATCACATAAGTGCTTTTGATTTAGATCATACATTACTAAGTATTAATTCCAGTTATCAATTTGGATATTATTTATATAAAAAAAATGTATTTTCTACGTCTAAATTATGCTATCTTTTGACAAAATATTTTTTTCACAAATTAAACATTCTAAGTATTAATCAATTACATCAAGTTACCTTTAATACCATTTTTTTAAATCAAAACTCTTGCAAGATCAATGAACTTGCAGAAGACTTTATTGATGAGTTTTTAAATTCTTACTACTATAAACCAGCTCTTGAAAAGCTTAGTGAAGCAAAAGAAAACAATCATTTTACGCTTTTACTCTCAAGTAGCCCATGCTTTCTTGTGAAAATAATTGCGAAAAAATTGCAATTTGACGACTGGCTAGCAACAACATACGCTTCTAATTCGTCTGGTAATTTTTCAAATATTACAAATATTCTTTTAGGAAAAGACAAAGCTATTTATCTTGAAAATAAAAGAATTTTGTTAGGAATACCTGTTTCGCAAACCTATGCTTATTCAGATAGTTACTTGGATATAGACTTTTTAAAGAGTGCCGGTAAAGCCATTTGTGTAAAACCTGATAAAAAGCTTAAGCATATTTCCGTTAAAAATAATTGGGAAATAATTTAA
- the glnA gene encoding Glutamine synthetase has product MNPRFQAISTAINRAQSKSIPNAIVSDYFGIHVFNRKIVQKMLPKEICQNMINAQNNLEKIKPEYADVIALAMKEWALSLGATHYCHWFQPLTGATAEKHDAFIDWGSQGQIIEKFSGDELLQGEPDASSFPSGGLRSTYEARGYTGWDPTSPVFLWPGGDGLTLCIPTVFFSWTGDVLDSKIPFHRSEKKLNDAVLKLFKLTNFSCNYIYSTLGCEQEYFVIDRALRNLRPDIVLLGKTVIGASSPKGQELQDHYFGAVKNRILAYMQDFETAALKLGIPLKTRHNEVAPAQHEVAPVFEKASIAIDHNILLMEIMRQIANKHDLACLLHEKPFQGLNGSGKHCNWSISTDNGINLLDPTKNDSLQFLIILTAVIHAVYQNAGLLRATIGSASNDYRLGGHEAPPAIISVYLGKELEEWLENIEVQDDHKRNSVKQKYNFGILTIPELSKDNTDRNRTSPFAFTGNKFEFRAVGSSANPALAMTILNAAVAHSLEQIIEDIELSMAKEKTLAAAAIKIVRKYLKESKPIRFSGDNYSEEWTNEANNRKLPNLKKSYEAFPVFKLDKTAEVLDQILTKEELRSRCEILLESYINNLLIETNVLLDLFNTIVKPVSIEYQKKLAAAINEVMTILPDEKLNTQKEELQNLIKLIDQGITIEKKLTKEKRKVFPSLEEKARHIGEIIASLNEDLRLVCDTLESIVDDQMWPLPKYRELLFIV; this is encoded by the coding sequence ATGAATCCTCGTTTTCAAGCTATTTCAACAGCAATAAATAGAGCCCAATCGAAATCCATTCCTAATGCAATTGTTTCAGACTATTTTGGAATACATGTCTTTAATCGAAAAATTGTTCAAAAAATGCTTCCTAAAGAAATATGCCAAAATATGATCAATGCCCAAAACAACCTTGAAAAAATCAAACCTGAATATGCAGATGTAATAGCTCTAGCAATGAAGGAATGGGCATTATCTTTAGGAGCCACTCATTATTGCCACTGGTTTCAACCTTTAACTGGGGCAACAGCTGAAAAGCATGATGCTTTTATTGACTGGGGTTCTCAAGGTCAAATTATCGAAAAATTTTCTGGTGATGAATTATTACAAGGTGAACCAGATGCCTCTTCTTTCCCATCCGGTGGATTAAGAAGTACTTATGAAGCGAGAGGATATACAGGTTGGGATCCAACATCACCTGTTTTTTTATGGCCAGGAGGGGATGGTTTAACTTTGTGCATACCAACCGTTTTCTTTTCCTGGACAGGGGATGTTTTAGATTCAAAAATTCCTTTCCATCGCTCCGAAAAAAAATTAAATGATGCTGTTTTAAAGCTTTTTAAACTCACTAATTTTAGTTGTAATTATATTTATTCAACTTTGGGTTGTGAGCAAGAATATTTTGTAATTGATAGAGCTCTAAGAAATTTACGTCCTGACATTGTTTTGCTTGGTAAAACCGTTATAGGAGCTTCTTCCCCCAAAGGGCAAGAGCTACAAGATCATTATTTTGGTGCCGTTAAAAATAGAATTTTAGCCTATATGCAGGATTTTGAAACGGCAGCTTTAAAACTTGGCATCCCTTTAAAAACAAGGCATAACGAGGTCGCTCCAGCCCAACACGAAGTAGCTCCGGTTTTTGAAAAAGCATCTATTGCAATTGATCATAATATTTTATTGATGGAGATTATGAGACAAATTGCAAATAAACATGATTTAGCGTGTTTATTGCATGAAAAACCATTTCAGGGCTTAAATGGTTCAGGAAAACATTGCAATTGGTCTATTTCTACAGATAATGGAATAAATCTTTTAGATCCTACCAAAAACGATAGTTTACAATTTTTAATTATACTTACTGCAGTGATCCATGCAGTTTATCAAAATGCCGGGTTATTACGAGCGACCATTGGATCAGCAAGTAACGATTATCGTCTAGGAGGGCATGAAGCACCTCCTGCTATAATATCGGTTTATTTAGGAAAAGAATTGGAAGAATGGCTTGAAAATATTGAAGTACAAGATGATCATAAAAGGAATAGTGTAAAACAAAAATATAATTTTGGTATTTTAACAATACCTGAACTTTCTAAAGATAATACGGATAGAAATAGAACATCACCATTTGCCTTTACAGGAAACAAATTTGAATTTAGAGCTGTAGGATCTTCTGCAAATCCAGCTCTTGCCATGACAATTCTAAATGCAGCTGTAGCTCATAGTTTAGAACAAATAATAGAAGATATTGAACTTTCCATGGCAAAAGAAAAAACGTTGGCTGCTGCGGCGATAAAGATCGTTCGTAAATATCTGAAAGAATCTAAGCCTATCCGTTTCAGCGGGGATAATTACAGTGAAGAATGGACAAATGAAGCAAATAATCGGAAATTACCTAATCTAAAAAAATCTTATGAAGCTTTTCCTGTATTTAAATTAGATAAAACGGCTGAAGTTTTAGATCAAATATTAACCAAAGAAGAATTAAGAAGTAGATGTGAAATTTTACTAGAAAGTTACATTAATAACTTGTTAATTGAAACAAATGTATTGCTTGATTTGTTTAATACAATTGTTAAACCAGTCAGCATAGAATATCAAAAAAAACTGGCTGCAGCAATTAATGAAGTAATGACGATTCTACCCGATGAAAAATTAAATACCCAGAAAGAAGAATTACAAAATCTTATCAAATTAATTGATCAGGGAATCACAATTGAAAAAAAACTTACCAAAGAAAAACGGAAAGTCTTTCCCTCTCTAGAAGAAAAAGCTCGACATATAGGGGAGATAATAGCTTCTCTAAATGAAGATTTACGATTGGTATGTGATACCTTAGAGTCTATAGTAGATGATCAAATGTGGCCTTTACCTAAATATAGAGAATTACTGTTTATAGTATAA
- the nadD gene encoding putative nicotinate-nucleotide adenylyltransferase, with translation MYKKIGLYGGSFDPLHYGHINLAIQILEKKKLDEIWFCPTSLNPLKKKFPPISIEHRLNMLKIGLAELPFHKIYTPSIQNLYTIDLVKHILEQQKFSNNLFYWIIGEDTLEQIDTWHKVDELMELIPFLIGTRSLRRKINLPEQIKKRIEHSFVNIPLMDISSTDIRQRIASSQYIQHLVPGKVIDYIIKYQLYFLT, from the coding sequence ATGTATAAAAAAATTGGATTATATGGGGGGTCATTTGATCCCCTTCATTATGGTCATATAAATTTAGCTATTCAAATATTAGAAAAAAAAAAATTAGATGAGATTTGGTTTTGTCCAACGTCTCTAAATCCCCTGAAAAAAAAATTCCCCCCCATATCAATCGAACATCGACTTAACATGTTGAAAATCGGGCTCGCAGAGTTACCCTTTCATAAGATATATACTCCATCAATCCAAAATCTTTACACTATTGATCTGGTAAAACATATTTTAGAACAACAAAAGTTTTCTAATAATTTATTTTATTGGATAATAGGAGAGGATACTTTGGAGCAAATAGATACTTGGCACAAAGTTGACGAGTTAATGGAACTAATTCCTTTTCTTATAGGTACCAGATCTTTAAGGAGGAAAATCAACCTACCTGAACAGATAAAAAAAAGAATCGAACATTCTTTTGTAAATATTCCACTTATGGACATTTCTTCCACTGATATTCGACAAAGAATTGCGTCTAGTCAATACATTCAACACTTAGTTCCTGGAAAAGTAATAGACTACATAATAAAGTATCAACTATACTTTTTAACTTGA
- the rsfS gene encoding Ribosomal silencing factor RsfS, giving the protein MDQKIEKLNLIAQTIYDKKGFNILVLDVQGASTLTDYFIIAEGNVDRHLRAISLHLQDNLRKIGEKPWHVEGDQSDDWVVLDYCDFVIHLFTPDMREKYGLEQLWKEATVVDVNIKVPQNIMAHYE; this is encoded by the coding sequence ATGGATCAAAAAATAGAAAAATTAAATCTTATTGCACAAACAATCTATGATAAAAAAGGTTTTAATATCTTAGTTTTAGATGTTCAAGGAGCATCTACGTTAACTGATTATTTTATAATTGCAGAAGGAAATGTGGACAGACATTTACGGGCCATTTCTTTGCATTTACAAGATAATTTAAGAAAAATTGGCGAAAAGCCTTGGCATGTCGAAGGCGACCAATCAGATGATTGGGTTGTATTGGATTATTGCGATTTTGTAATTCATTTATTTACGCCCGATATGCGTGAAAAATATGGCCTAGAGCAACTGTGGAAAGAAGCCACAGTCGTTGATGTAAATATAAAAGTACCACAGAACATAATGGCTCATTATGAATAA
- the fabF_1 gene encoding 3-oxoacyl-[acyl-carrier-protein] synthase 2: MNKKKRIVVTGLGVVSCFGNDKDVFFNALLEGKSGVSTITSFPIDDFPTKFAAEIKNFDPADYIDKKQARRVDKYIAYTFVAAKKALESSNLYPEGYKNLDPKKGGIIIGSGMGGMQVYNDGVLTLHEKGWKKVTPFFVPFIITNMGGGLLAMDLGWMGPNYSISTACATGNNSIIAAADYIRAGKADYMLCGGAEAPILPMGLAGFCACKALSQRNDEPTKASRPWDKNRDGFVMGEGSGVLLLESLEHAQARNAPIYAEYLGGGVSCDAYHMTEPRSDGEGVKQCIINALEDAGITPQQVDYINAHATSTPAGDMAEINAISKVFDNTKKIVINAPKSLIGHGLGAAGGLEAVDTVMQLNSGMFHGTINLDDPEPLDFIVPKKAEKFDCEIGISNSFGFGGHNATIVFKKYKE, encoded by the coding sequence ATGAATAAAAAAAAACGGATAGTCGTCACAGGCTTAGGTGTTGTTTCTTGTTTTGGTAACGATAAAGATGTTTTTTTTAATGCCCTTTTAGAAGGAAAAAGCGGTGTTTCCACTATTACATCCTTTCCAATAGATGATTTTCCAACCAAATTTGCAGCTGAAATAAAAAATTTTGATCCAGCAGATTACATAGATAAAAAGCAAGCACGTCGTGTTGATAAGTATATAGCTTATACTTTTGTCGCTGCGAAAAAAGCTTTAGAATCCTCTAATTTGTATCCGGAAGGATATAAAAATTTAGATCCTAAAAAGGGTGGTATAATCATTGGTTCTGGTATGGGAGGAATGCAAGTATACAATGACGGCGTATTGACTTTGCACGAAAAAGGTTGGAAAAAAGTTACTCCCTTTTTTGTACCCTTCATAATTACAAACATGGGTGGGGGATTACTAGCGATGGATCTTGGGTGGATGGGGCCAAATTACTCTATTTCTACTGCTTGTGCTACCGGCAATAACTCTATAATTGCTGCAGCTGACTATATTCGTGCAGGTAAAGCCGATTATATGTTATGCGGTGGGGCAGAAGCTCCTATTTTGCCTATGGGACTTGCTGGATTTTGCGCTTGCAAAGCTCTATCACAAAGAAATGATGAACCCACTAAGGCATCAAGGCCTTGGGATAAAAATCGGGATGGTTTTGTAATGGGAGAAGGTTCAGGTGTCCTTTTACTAGAAAGTCTCGAGCATGCTCAAGCTAGGAATGCACCTATTTACGCCGAATATTTAGGAGGTGGCGTTTCGTGTGATGCTTATCACATGACTGAACCGCGATCTGATGGAGAAGGGGTTAAACAATGTATCATAAATGCATTAGAGGACGCAGGTATTACTCCTCAACAAGTAGACTATATTAATGCGCACGCAACTTCAACGCCAGCTGGAGATATGGCTGAAATAAATGCTATTTCTAAAGTTTTTGATAACACTAAAAAAATTGTTATCAATGCTCCAAAATCCCTCATAGGGCATGGGCTAGGAGCCGCAGGCGGTTTGGAAGCTGTTGATACAGTCATGCAATTAAATTCTGGTATGTTTCATGGAACGATTAATTTAGACGATCCTGAGCCATTAGATTTTATAGTTCCCAAGAAAGCTGAAAAATTTGATTGTGAAATTGGAATATCTAATTCTTTTGGTTTTGGTGGCCATAATGCAACTATTGTGTTTAAAAAATACAAAGAATAA
- the mutT4 gene encoding Putative mutator protein MutT4 — METIHERSYGIIPVKKKGDQWQICMVQLHAGHWGFPKGHPEDGEEPLEAATRELQEETSLHLNEIVTEEKFLEEYFFILQGKRIHKIVTYWIGSVRGRAKKQALEIKSIKWVSLEKALELATFENTKNIILKVINALA; from the coding sequence ATGGAAACAATTCACGAGCGCTCCTACGGAATTATCCCAGTAAAGAAAAAAGGGGATCAGTGGCAAATATGTATGGTTCAATTACATGCAGGCCACTGGGGCTTTCCAAAAGGTCACCCAGAAGATGGTGAAGAACCATTAGAGGCAGCTACCAGAGAACTACAGGAAGAAACAAGTCTACATTTGAACGAAATAGTCACTGAAGAAAAATTTTTAGAAGAATATTTTTTTATTTTACAGGGAAAAAGAATTCATAAAATTGTGACTTATTGGATAGGTAGCGTCAGGGGACGCGCCAAAAAGCAAGCCTTAGAGATTAAAAGTATCAAGTGGGTTAGCCTAGAAAAAGCTTTAGAGTTGGCAACGTTTGAAAATACTAAAAATATTATACTTAAAGTTATCAATGCTTTAGCATAA
- the ndk_1 gene encoding Nucleoside diphosphate kinase — protein MKAILSFLTAILCFLNVSAFANNEQTLSIIKPDAVANRHVGAIINKFEKANLRIVALKMVRLSKQQAASFYEIHKSRPFFKDLVDFMISGPVVVMVLEGDNAVAKNREIMGATDPKKAAPGTIRAEFAESVTRNSVHGSDSLENAKKEILFFFPHDNLKNVYSQ, from the coding sequence ATGAAAGCAATCCTTTCTTTTCTTACTGCTATTTTATGTTTTTTGAATGTAAGTGCTTTTGCTAACAATGAGCAAACTTTATCAATCATAAAACCAGATGCGGTAGCTAATCGTCATGTAGGTGCAATTATTAATAAATTCGAAAAAGCGAATCTTCGCATAGTCGCTTTAAAAATGGTTAGACTTTCTAAGCAACAAGCTGCTTCTTTTTATGAAATTCATAAAAGTAGACCATTCTTTAAAGATTTGGTAGATTTTATGATTTCAGGTCCAGTTGTTGTCATGGTTCTCGAAGGTGACAATGCAGTGGCTAAAAACCGTGAAATCATGGGCGCAACTGATCCTAAAAAAGCAGCTCCAGGCACCATAAGAGCAGAATTTGCAGAATCTGTTACTAGAAACTCTGTCCATGGTTCTGACAGCTTAGAAAATGCTAAAAAGGAAATTCTCTTTTTCTTTCCGCACGACAACTTGAAAAATGTATATAGTCAATAA
- the trpG gene encoding Anthranilate synthase component II, whose translation MIVLVDNFDSFTFNLVHALQMLGKSVKVVRNCPNLCQQLLKLQFSQLIIGPGPGSPKDFSSIQETLKIFSHKVPILGICLGHQCIAHFFGGKVIRATKPTHGKTSLIIHNEQGLFHSIPQNTSIGRYHSLIVEKVSLPSCLKVTAKTFDTDEIMGIQHCTLPIHGIQFHPESILTTNGLNLLKNFNN comes from the coding sequence ATGATCGTTCTCGTAGACAATTTCGACTCTTTTACTTTTAATCTAGTTCATGCGCTACAAATGCTTGGCAAGTCAGTTAAAGTTGTTCGAAATTGTCCGAACTTATGTCAACAATTACTTAAATTACAATTTTCTCAATTAATTATAGGACCCGGTCCTGGATCTCCCAAAGATTTTTCCTCCATTCAAGAAACCTTAAAAATATTTTCTCATAAAGTTCCCATTCTCGGAATATGTTTAGGACATCAATGCATTGCTCATTTTTTTGGGGGAAAAGTTATACGAGCGACAAAACCAACTCATGGCAAAACGAGTTTAATCATACACAACGAGCAAGGTTTGTTTCATTCTATACCACAAAATACGTCTATTGGCCGCTATCACTCCTTAATCGTTGAAAAGGTTTCTTTACCAAGTTGTTTGAAAGTTACCGCTAAAACTTTCGATACGGATGAAATTATGGGGATTCAACATTGCACATTACCAATTCATGGGATACAATTTCATCCTGAATCTATTTTAACCACTAATGGGCTTAATCTATTAAAAAATTTTAACAATTAA
- the ndk_2 gene encoding Nucleoside diphosphate kinase: MTKERTLSIIKPDATGKNHIGEIISTFEKNGLRIVACKMTHLKQQEAEGFYAVHKERPFFKDLVGFMMTGPVLIMVLEGENAVAKNRELMGATDPKKAKVESPQSIRARFAETIDENAVHGSDSLENAKIEINYFFKPEEICERTR, encoded by the coding sequence ATGACTAAAGAACGAACCTTATCTATTATTAAACCCGATGCGACTGGAAAAAATCATATCGGAGAAATAATTTCAACATTTGAAAAAAATGGCTTACGTATTGTTGCTTGTAAAATGACTCATCTAAAACAACAAGAAGCAGAAGGCTTTTACGCAGTGCATAAAGAACGACCATTCTTTAAAGATCTCGTTGGTTTTATGATGACAGGCCCTGTCTTAATTATGGTTTTAGAAGGGGAAAATGCAGTAGCTAAAAATAGAGAGTTAATGGGAGCAACTGATCCTAAAAAAGCAAAAGTTGAAAGTCCTCAATCTATTCGCGCTCGTTTTGCAGAAACAATTGATGAAAATGCCGTTCATGGTTCTGATAGCTTAGAAAATGCTAAAATCGAGATCAATTACTTCTTTAAACCAGAAGAAATTTGCGAAAGAACTCGTTAA
- the pheT gene encoding Phenylalanine--tRNA ligase beta subunit, with product MKIPSKWLSEFIYLPYPPSEIAKILTRGGLEVDNIDIERPKFEGVCIAKVLETSPHPQSEKLTIAQVFDGLNQIQVVCGAPNCKPGIKVALAQVGAKLCDLEGKEFVIKKAKIKGVESFGMLCSEKELNLGNESDKIMECNPSLQEGEDLASLYSEVVFEVSLTPNLGHCMSIKGVARELSALTGLSWQKPLTNFKMNKVKSDFKISIKDVNNCHRYVGIEIRNVKVGPSPTWIEQKLTSSGLRPINNIVDITNYVLLELGHPLHAFDADKIDGKEIIIRTAEKNETITTLDDKKYLLETGDLLIADNGKAIAIAGVMGGLNSEVTNETKNVFLEGAYFTPSTVRRTSKRLGISTDASKRFERGTDFDQIIESLIRATNLILECCEGAEVSDLIDIRSKEVIPRVVECRVKRVNALLGIVLSVSEIEEIFKRLNFSYRLETPDIFKVIIPSYRTDISLEVDLIEEIGRIHGFDKIPKNETKYTLSKLPHSPIFLFEREMRSRLIQEGLQEFLTCDLIGPSSLDILIKGGMEEKNVIHVVNPTSIEQSILRTSLLPGLLQVVKFNLDHQSKDIFGFELGRIHFKDNDEKYVEQTSFGIILSGKRAPSSWDQKSSEFDYYDLKGIVENILESSIKGKISFQVKDLPLLHPGRQASIYIDDLEVGSLGEVHPAILRKLDINQKVYFAEINLHDLFPLKRTEQKMVAIPQYPGSERDWTISLSENIPIYDLLAIIHSLKSNLLEDVTLVDIYRSEKIGKDIKNVTLHFVYRDLNKTISQEVVEKEHSRITENAKKLLEEQICNS from the coding sequence ATGAAAATACCAAGTAAATGGTTATCTGAATTTATTTATTTACCTTATCCTCCTTCAGAAATTGCCAAAATTTTAACAAGAGGGGGGTTAGAAGTTGATAACATCGATATAGAAAGACCTAAATTTGAAGGCGTTTGTATAGCTAAAGTTTTAGAAACTTCCCCACACCCTCAATCAGAAAAACTCACAATAGCTCAAGTTTTTGATGGTTTAAACCAAATACAAGTAGTTTGCGGTGCACCTAACTGTAAACCCGGTATAAAAGTTGCATTAGCCCAGGTTGGTGCAAAATTATGTGATTTAGAAGGTAAAGAATTTGTAATAAAAAAGGCGAAGATAAAAGGTGTTGAATCTTTTGGAATGCTTTGTTCTGAAAAAGAGCTAAATCTTGGCAACGAATCTGATAAAATAATGGAATGTAATCCCTCCCTTCAAGAAGGAGAGGACTTGGCATCTCTTTATTCAGAAGTTGTTTTTGAGGTCTCATTAACTCCCAATTTAGGCCATTGTATGAGCATAAAAGGAGTAGCAAGAGAACTTTCTGCCCTAACCGGATTATCTTGGCAAAAGCCTCTTACTAACTTTAAAATGAATAAGGTAAAGTCAGATTTTAAGATATCTATTAAAGATGTAAATAATTGTCATCGCTATGTAGGTATAGAAATTCGTAATGTTAAGGTAGGTCCATCGCCGACTTGGATTGAACAAAAGTTAACCTCTTCAGGTCTTAGACCAATAAATAACATTGTAGATATAACAAATTATGTTTTATTGGAATTAGGTCATCCCTTACATGCTTTTGATGCAGATAAGATTGATGGCAAAGAAATTATTATTCGAACAGCTGAAAAAAATGAAACGATTACTACGTTAGATGATAAAAAATATCTATTAGAAACGGGTGATTTGTTAATTGCTGATAATGGGAAAGCTATAGCAATAGCTGGCGTCATGGGTGGTCTCAATTCCGAAGTTACAAATGAAACCAAGAATGTTTTTTTAGAAGGAGCTTATTTTACTCCTTCAACTGTTAGAAGAACTAGTAAAAGGCTTGGAATTTCGACGGATGCCTCAAAGAGATTTGAAAGAGGCACCGATTTTGATCAAATTATTGAATCGTTAATTAGAGCGACAAACTTAATACTAGAATGTTGTGAGGGAGCTGAAGTTAGTGATTTAATTGATATTAGATCAAAAGAAGTAATTCCAAGAGTTGTAGAATGTCGTGTAAAAAGAGTTAATGCATTACTTGGAATTGTATTAAGTGTCAGTGAAATAGAAGAAATTTTTAAAAGACTAAACTTTTCATACCGTTTAGAAACTCCAGATATTTTTAAAGTTATTATCCCTTCCTATCGTACTGATATCTCTCTTGAAGTAGATCTCATAGAAGAAATCGGGAGAATACATGGATTTGATAAAATTCCGAAAAATGAAACCAAATATACTTTATCAAAATTGCCCCATTCACCCATTTTTTTGTTTGAAAGAGAAATGCGTTCTAGATTGATACAAGAAGGACTTCAAGAATTTCTGACTTGTGATTTGATAGGTCCTTCCTCTTTAGATATTTTGATTAAAGGTGGCATGGAAGAAAAAAATGTTATACATGTCGTAAATCCCACATCGATTGAACAGTCTATTTTAAGAACTTCTTTGCTACCAGGTCTTTTACAAGTTGTAAAATTTAATCTTGATCATCAAAGCAAAGATATTTTTGGATTTGAACTTGGCAGAATCCATTTTAAGGACAATGATGAAAAATACGTAGAGCAAACAAGTTTTGGGATAATCCTTTCCGGAAAAAGAGCCCCTTCAAGTTGGGACCAAAAAAGTTCAGAGTTTGATTATTATGATTTAAAAGGTATTGTTGAAAACATATTAGAATCAAGCATTAAAGGAAAAATTTCTTTTCAGGTAAAAGATTTGCCATTACTTCATCCGGGAAGACAAGCCTCAATTTATATCGATGATTTGGAAGTTGGGTCATTAGGAGAAGTACATCCAGCTATTTTAAGAAAATTAGATATAAATCAAAAAGTGTATTTTGCAGAAATAAACTTGCATGATTTATTTCCTCTTAAAAGAACTGAACAAAAAATGGTGGCTATCCCTCAATATCCAGGATCAGAAAGGGATTGGACTATTTCCTTATCTGAAAATATACCAATTTATGATCTATTAGCCATCATACATTCTTTAAAAAGTAATTTATTAGAAGATGTTACTTTAGTTGATATCTATCGTAGCGAAAAAATCGGTAAAGATATAAAAAATGTTACTTTACATTTTGTCTACAGAGATTTGAATAAAACAATCTCTCAAGAAGTTGTAGAGAAAGAGCATTCACGCATAACTGAAAATGCTAAAAAACTATTAGAAGAACAAATTTGCAATTCATGA
- a CDS encoding MORN repeat variant: protein MRHRFFLYSSIFSLLGVLSSCNQNNGDVVEQAYIHRYGMEVSPEHWEASGREGQIVSTMKNGVVVSKGYRNGVLDGETTYTYPHSSIIEKKICYDKNNLTNEKEFYRNGAPKIENCIHNDGKEVFYWYPTGIPQGHEQYQNDSGLYTGEYYDINNQPISRVHEGYGKRIVCDEYGALNYEDNIENGQLITRTTYYPNKSPKELIPFKNNQINGQKRTYFIGGEPASLEEWQNNQQHGITITYENGEKVSECPYNQGQKHGVEKLFSHNNLVEEITWQNGSKHGPNIHYINNQKRTDWFFNNQPVSKSQFDLKSNPPPR, encoded by the coding sequence ATGAGACATCGTTTTTTTCTGTACTCTTCGATTTTTTCGCTATTAGGAGTTTTGTCCTCCTGTAATCAAAATAATGGAGATGTTGTAGAGCAAGCCTACATACATCGCTATGGCATGGAAGTATCTCCAGAACATTGGGAAGCAAGTGGAAGAGAAGGGCAAATTGTTTCTACCATGAAAAATGGAGTAGTCGTTTCTAAAGGTTACAGAAATGGCGTATTAGATGGGGAAACTACTTATACTTATCCTCATAGCTCCATTATTGAAAAGAAAATATGTTACGATAAAAATAATTTAACAAATGAAAAAGAATTTTATCGCAATGGAGCGCCCAAAATCGAAAACTGCATCCACAATGACGGAAAAGAAGTTTTTTATTGGTATCCAACAGGTATCCCTCAAGGGCATGAACAATACCAAAATGATAGTGGTTTATACACAGGTGAATATTATGATATTAACAATCAGCCTATTTCAAGAGTTCATGAAGGATATGGAAAAAGGATTGTTTGCGATGAATATGGTGCATTAAATTACGAAGATAATATAGAGAATGGGCAGTTAATTACGAGAACAACTTATTACCCAAATAAATCACCTAAAGAATTGATTCCATTTAAGAATAATCAAATAAATGGGCAAAAGAGAACTTACTTTATAGGAGGAGAGCCAGCTTCTTTAGAAGAATGGCAAAATAATCAGCAACATGGGATTACTATAACTTATGAAAATGGAGAAAAGGTATCTGAATGTCCTTATAATCAAGGTCAAAAACATGGTGTTGAAAAGTTGTTTTCCCATAATAATCTAGTGGAAGAAATTACTTGGCAAAATGGATCAAAACATGGTCCAAATATTCATTATATTAATAACCAAAAAAGAACAGATTGGTTTTTTAATAATCAGCCAGTCAGTAAATCTCAATTTGATTTAAAAAGTAATCCACCTCCAAGATAA